The Agrococcus carbonis sequence TGCCGCGATCGCTCCGATGAGCGCGACGGCGAGCGCGACCGCGAGCGCGGCGCGCACGTCGAGCGCCGCGGGAGCGGCGAAGGCCGCCGGCCCGACCGTCGCGCGGGCGGTCGGCCCGAGCACCCACCACAGCTCGGCGCCGCAGAGCGCGGCGAGGGGGAGCGCGACCGCCCGGTCGGCGAGCTCCCTGGCGCGGAAGCCGGCGGCGACGGCCATCGCGCACGCCGCGGCGGCGCACGCGCCGGCGATCGCGCGCACCGCGGCCGCGAGCAGCGCTGCCGCGCCGGGCACCGCGAGCGGCGGGTCGATCGACCCGCACCGCACGACGCAACCGGGGTCGAGCAGCGGATCGCGCGTGAGCGCCAGCAGGAGCGCGCTGGCCGCCGCCGCACCATAGGCGACTCCGAGCCACCGCCCCGCCGGGACGGCGAGGAGGGTCGCCGCGAGGTGCAGGAGCGCCGCCGGCTGCAGGCTCGCGATCACGAGCGCCGCGCCTCGGACCACCGCATCCTCCGCCCAGAGCGCGAGCGCGAGCGCCGGCCAACCCGCCGCGAGCACGGCGATCGCCGCGGCCGGCCCGCGCCACGGCTGGCCGCGGAGCCACGCCGCGCCCACCGCCGCGACGGCGAGCGCGACGCCGGCGGCTTGCACGAGCCACCGCTCGAGGGGCTGCTGCAGCCATTCTGCCGGCGGGAGCCCCGAGGCGTTCGGGATCGCCAGGGACGACGTGAGCGCCGACGTCGTCGCGGCGACCGCGGCCACGAGTGCGACGGCGAGGGAGGGCCGCGCGGCGGGGTGGCCGCTCATGACCGCTCCAGCGCTCCGGGCACCGTCATGACGATGCTCGTGCCCGCGCCGCTCGCGGAGTCGAGCGCGAGCGTGCCCCCGACAGCGCTCGCGCGCTCGCGCATGCCGGCGAGCCCGCCTGCTGGCGCGTCGCTCGCTCCTCCGACGCCGTCGTCGTCGATCCGCAGGTCGACGCCGTCGTCGACGCACAGCCGCATCCGCAGCGTCGTCGCACGCGCGTGCTTGACGGCGTTCGCGATCGCCTCGGCGGCGACGTAGTAGACCGCGAGCGCGACCTCGTCGCGCACGGGCGGCAGGGCATCCTCATCCGGCAGGGTGAGCGCCACCGGGATGGGCGCGGTGTCGGCGAGGCGGCGGAGGGCCGACACGAGCCCGTCGTCGAGCGGATGCGGCTGCAGACCGCGGCCGAGCGCGTCGAGCTCGCGGATGGCGTCGAGCAGGAGCTCGCGTCCTCGCGCGAGCGATGCTCCCGCATCGCCGTCGAGCGCGACCGGCAGCGACTCCACCGCGCGCGCGAGCCGCTCGACGGCCACGACCTCGAGCTCGGCCCGCAGCGCCTGCCGCTCCCTCGCGTCCGCCGCCGCGAGCCGCGCCGCCGAGCGCTCGGTCGCCGCCACGACCGCGGCGAGCGCCGCGGCCCGGTCATCGAGCCGCGCCCGGAGCCGCCGCGCCGTGGCACGCGCCTCCCGCGCCTCGTCGTCCTGCGCGCCATCGGCCACGGAGGAGCGCAGCGCCCGCTCGAGCCGTGGCTGCGCATCGCCGACCTCGACGGCGAGGTCGGTGGCCCAGTGCGGCTCCGCACGCGCCGCGAGCAGGATGAGCCCCGCGATGAGCGCCTGCGCCATCGCGTATCCGAGCAGCACCGCGAGCGACCACTCCCGCGGCAGCTGCAGCAGTCGCAGGAGCGCGGGTGCACCGATCGCGAGCGCCGCGAGCCACGCAGCGGCGCGCCATGCCGGCAGCCGTGAGCGGGTGACCGACCGGTGACGGCGCTCGGCGGCCGCCGCGAGCGGCAGCGCGGCGGCGAGGCCGAGCCAGGCCCACGGCACGGCGGCGGCAGCGGGCACGACCGCGACGACGCTCGCGACGACGATGAGCGCTCGCGCCGCCCACGAGCGGGGCCACCGCGCGCCGCCGCTCAGCAGCAGGTGGAGGAGCGCGGCGCGATGCCACAGGGCGGCGACGGGCCAGATCGCGGCCGCGAGCCACGCGAGGGCGAGCGCCGCCGCCGGCACCGCGAGCCGTGGGCGCCTGCGGGTCGCCAGCGCCACGAGCAGCCAGGCGCCGGCGAGCAGCAGGGCTACCCGATCCTGGTCCACGGGCCGCCGCCGAAGATGCCCTGGATGAGCAGGTCGCTGCCGTGCCCCGAGCGGACGTCGGTCAGCACGAGCGCATCGTCCTCGAGCGCCCAGCGAGCGGAGAAGAGCACCCGCCCGGCCGCCTCGCCGCACCCCGGCCCGGCGGGCCCGAGCTCGACGACGATGACGTCGCGGTCGACGCGATACGTGCTCCCCGGGCAATCGCTGCCCTCGGGGGGACCGAAGACGCCGTCCCGCAGCAGCAGGTCCCAGACCCCTGCGTGCCCTGCCGCATCCGACCGATGCACGCCGCGCGCCTCGAGATCTGCCGCCGACACCTCTCGGCGGTAGTGACCCTCGGGAAAGGGTCCGGGATCGCTCGCGACCGGCGTCGGCGCGGTCGTCGGCTCGGCCGCCGCCGAAGCGGCGCCCGAACATGCCGCGACGGGCTCGGCGCGCACGCCGAGCCCGCCCTGCAGCCGCTCGATGCGATCGGCGAGCCGGTCGAGGTCGACGGATGCGCGCAGCTCGGCCACGCGGTCGGCCACCGCAGCGCGCCACTCGGCGCGCGCCTCGGCGCCAGCGAGCACGACGCGCGCACCGGGATTCCGCGCGCACATTGCGCGCGCCTCGGCGGCGTCCGTGGGACGCGACTCGGCCGCCCACGCAGCGGTGTCCCGCGCGGCGCTCGCGATCGCCTCGCGATGCGCCGGCGAGAGCGCGTCGAGCGCGTCGTCGTTGCCGACGAGGGCGAAGGCGAGCGGATGCGTCGCGACGTCGCCCGCGGTCGTCGGCGCGTCGTAGAAGGCGTCGGCGAGCGCGAACATGCTGTCGAGCCACGGCTGCGGGCCGTCCTCGCGCGGCTCCGCGCCGAGCGCCTCGATCGTCGCCCAGACGTCCTCCGAGCGCGGCGCCCGCACGCTCGCGCCCGCGAGGTCGGCCGGACGGAGGGCGGCGGAGCCGTCGCCGAAGAGGTGCCGCATGCCGCCGGGCACGAGCGCGAGCGGAGTCGCGCCCGTCGGCTCGATGCCGGCGAGCAGGGCGTCGGCGAGGTCGCTCGTCGCGATCGCGTCGAGCGCCTCCTCATCGGCGACGAGGAACGGCACCTGCAGCACGCGCAGCGTGTCGACCCCCAACGCATCCCACGCCGACGCATGGACGAGCGCGAGGTCGAGCTCGCCGTCGAGCGCCGCGCCCGCGAGCACCTGGTTCCAGCCCGGCGACTCGCCGTCCTCGGGGAAGCGGCGCACCGCGACGTCGACGTCGCCGCCGGTCGCCGCCTCCACCCTGGCCGCGAACTCCTCGGCCGCGTCGAAGCTGAAGCGACCGGGCGGGTCGGCGACGCCCATCTCGAGGTGGATGACCGGCTCGGCGAAGCCCGCGATCCCGACCTCGGACGCGGTGCACCCCGTCAGCGCCGCTGCGGCCAGCAGCCCCGCGGCGACGCTCGCGGGGCGGCCACTCGATGGGTGCATGGGGCCGTACCGCCTCCCGCCGGATGACAGCGCCCATCGTACGCTCGCGGCGATCATTCCGCGCCGACCCGTTCGAGGGGGAGCGTGCCCAGCAGCACCGCGTTGAAGCCGAGCATCGAGAAGGGCTGCGGTACGCGCCAGTCGGTGAGCGTGAGCCGATCGCCCTCGACCGCCCAAGCCGCGTCGACCGCCACCTCGCCGAGGCCGGCGCCGCAGTGCCACTCGCTCGGACGGGAGGTGGCGGTCATCACGAGCCGGTCTCCGTCGATCGCGTACGTGCCGGGGCACGAGTCGCCCGAGGGCACGTGCAGGAGGTCGTAGCGGCCGCGGTCGAGCGTGAGGCGCAGCTCGCCGGCGTTCCCCCGCGCGACCTCGGCGGACTCCGGGTTGTCGTCCCCGCCGAGCGCGGCGGCGAGGTCGGCGACCTCCCACTCGACGGCGTACGTGCCGTCGAGACCCGCAGCGGCGGCGTCGGGACCCGCCGATCCCGGGCCCGCGCCGGGCTCTGGGCTCGACGCCGGATCGGGGGTGGCGGGCGCGGCGGCGTCCTCGCACGTCGCGATGTCGATCCGGGCGGCCTCGATGCCGTCGGTGAGCGTCGCGATCGCGTCGAGGTGGTCGGCGACCACCGCATCCGCCCGCAGCGCGCCGAGCACCGGTTCGAAGGCGCGCTCGATCTCGCGCACCGCGTCGTCGCCCGCGAGCGCGAGGCTCGCGCCGGCGCTGCACGCCTCGGCGGCGAGCGCCTGCTCGTCGTCGGCCCGGTCGAGGGCGTCGTCGGCGACAGCCGCGATCGCGCGCAGCACGGCCTCGCGGTCCTCGCCGAGCGCCTCGAGGGCGTCGCCGTCGGCGATGAGCACCGCGGTCGAGGGCCAGAGCCCCAGATCGACCGTCATGGTGCGAGCCCGCCAGTCTGCGTTGCGCGCGAGGAAGGCGAGCGAGTTCTCGTAGGCGCGGATGCTGCCGTCGGCGATGCGGGCGTTCCGCTCGCTCGGCGACGCGTCGACGTTGACGGCTCCGAGTGCCTCGATGGACATCGCGTTGATGTCGCCGTGCCAGCTGTAGAACGAGATGCCGTCGAAGTCGGCGAGCGTGTGCAGCGGCGCGTCGGCGATCGGGCGACGGATGGGCCCGGCGAGCACCGCCAGCCCCTCGACGCCGAGCGGTTCGACGCCGGCGAGCATCGCGTCGGGCAGGTCGCTCGCGAGCACGGCGCGCTGCGCCTCCACCGAGTCGAGCACCATCGGTGCGATGAGCGCGTCGAAGTCGCGCACCCCGAGCTCGCGGAAGGCACGGGCCCCGACGAGCCCGAGGTCGATCGCGCCGTCGGCGACGCCGCGCACGATGCGCTGCTCGACGCCGAGCGCCTGCGAGTCGAACTCCGACGCGACGTCGATGGTGACGCGGCCATCGGTGGCGGCGGGGAGGGCGTCCTGCAGCGCCTCGACCTCGGCGTCGGCGAGGCCCGCGACGAAGCCTAGGCGCAGCGCCACGGGCGAGGGGTCGGCCGGCGGGGCGGCGGAGGGGGAAGGGACGGCGCCCGGCGCGGAGCCGGATGCGGCGCATCCGGTCGTGAGCAGCAGGGCGGTCAGGATGGCGCCGATGCGCGCCGGCTGGTTCGTGTGCATGGCAGGACGGTAGGAGCGGATGCGGTGGCCGGGCATCCGTGCTGGCACGGCATCGCGCGCGGCCGGGCCCGGCCCGGCGCACCGCATCCGGCACGTCGCACCGCCTCCGGCACGGCGGTCGTCGGGGACGACGGACCTCCGCGCTCGCAGGAGCATCCGATACCGTCGAGGCCATGCGCGAGGTGACCGAGACCGAGCTGCGGCGCTGCTTCGTCAACGCGACCAGGCAGGAGCTCGAGCAGCTGCCGCTGCCGGGCCTGCACGAGATGATCTGGGACGAGCGCGAGTACCTCGGGTGGCGCGATCCGCGTTCCCCCCGGCTCGGGTACGTCGTGCACTGGCGCGGCGACGAGCTCGTCGGCCTCGTCGTGCGGGCGGCGCCGGGCGGGCTGCGCCCGGGCATCGCGGCGATGTGCGCGCTGTGCCACTCGACGCAGCCCGCGACGCAGGTGCGCATGTTCAGCGCCCGCCTCGCCGGTCTCGAGGGCGACACGGGCAGCACGATCGGCACCTACATCTGCGACGCGCTCGACTGCTCGCACATCATCCGCACCGGTCCGCCGCACCTGCTGACCGCCGACCGCCTCGCGTCGAGGTCGGAGGCGCTGCTCGGCCGCGTCACCCGCTTCACCGCGCGCGTCGAGCGCGCCATCCGCGATGCCTGATCGCCTCGTCGGCATCAGCCGCGTGCGGCCGTGGGGCGGCGTCGCGGTCGACCTCGAGTTCGACGGCGACCGCATCGCCTCCGTCGTGCCGCACGATCCGGGCCGGATGCGTGCGGGGATGCTCGACGGGCGCGGCCTGCTCGCGCTCCCGACCGTCGTCAACGCCCACGCCCACGTCGACAAGTCGTGGATGGGGCTGCCGTGGCAGCCGTACGGGGGCGAGGGCGGCACGGACGGCCGCATCCGCCACGAGCGGGCCCACCGCGACGCGCTCGGCATCCCGAGCGTCGAGCGCACGGCCGCCGTGCTCGACGCCCACGTGCGGCACGGCACGACCGCCATCCGCACCCACGTCGACGTCGACCTCGGCATCGGCCTGCGCGGCATCGACGCCGTGCGCGAGGCCGTCGACGCCTACGACGGCGCGATCGAGGCGACGATCGTGGCCTTCCCGCAGGACGGCGTGCTGCGCCGGCCGGGCGTGCTCGACCTGCTCGACGCGGCTGCGGCCGCGGGCGTCGAGCACATCGGCGGCCTCGATCCTGCCTCCATCGATCGGGATCCCGTCGGCCAGCTCGACGCGATCTTCGCGCTCGCGGAGCGCCACGGCGTCGGCCTCGACATCCACCTCCACGACGCCGCCGAGCTCGGGGCGTTCCAGCTCGAGCTGATCATCGAGCGCACCGACCGGCTGGGGCTCGCGGGCTGCGTGAACATCGCCCACGGCTTCGCCGTCGCGCAGCTGCCCGAGCCGCGCCGACGTGACCTGCTGCAGGCGTGCGGCGCGCTCGGGATCACGTTCACGACCGTCGCGCCGCTGCGCCTGCCGCAGCTGCCGATGGCCGAGCTCGACGCGGCCGGGGTCGGCGTCGCCTTCGGCACCGATGGCATCCGCGACCTGTGGAGCCCGTACGGCGACGGCGACACGCTCGCGATCGCCCGCCAGTTCGCCCGGGCGTCCTCGATCGTGCGCGACGACGATCTGCGGCGCGTCGTCGAGCTCGCGACCAGGGACGCCGCGGCCTTCGTCGGCCGCGAGGTGCACGACCTCGTGCCCGGCGCCCGCGCCGACGTGATGCTGCTCGACGCCGAGCACGCGATGGATGCGCTCGTGCGGGCGCCCGCGCGGCTCGCGGTCGTGGGCGGCGGGCGGCTGCTGCACGACGAGCGCGACGCGCGCCACGATCGCGACGAGCACCAGGAGCGCGACGCGCGCCCCGACGACGAGCACGACCGGAACCCCGGAGGTCCCCATGGCTGACGCCTTCATCCTCGACGCCCTGCGGACGCCCCGCGGCCGCCGCCGCGGCGCGCTCGCCGAGGTGCATCCCGTGCAGCTCGCCGGCGGGCTGCTCGCCGCGCTCGAGGGCCGCGGCGTCGCGCCCGACCGCATCGACGACGTCGTGCTCGGCACCGTCTCGGCGGTCGGCGAGCAGGGCGGCGTGCTCGCACGCGCGGCCGTCCACGCGGCAGGCTTGCCCGACACGGTCCCCGGCATGCAGGTCAACCGGTACTGCGCATCCGGGCTCGAGGCCGTCACCGCGGCAGCGGGCCGGGTCGCCGCCGGCTTCGACGACCTCATCGTCGCGGGCGGCGTCGAGTCGATGTCGCGCGTGCCGCTCGGCGCCGACGGCGGTCCGTACGCGACCGATGCCACGATCCTCAAGCCCTGGAGCCTCATCCCGCAGGGCGTGAGCGCCGACGCGATCGCCTCGAAGGACGGCATCTCCCGCGAGGAGGTCGACGCCTACGCGCTGCGCTCGCAGCAGCGGGCCGCGCAGGCGTGGGAGGAGGGGCGCTTCGCGCGCTCGATCGTGCCCGTCGCGACGCCGGACGGCGTGCCGCTGCTGGACCGCGACGAGCACCTGCGGCCCGGCACCACGATGGAGGCGCTCGCGGGCCTCGCGCCCGCCTTCGAGGTCTTCGGCGCGAGCGGCTTCGACGCGGTCGTGCGGCGCGAGCACCCCGAGATCCGGCAGCTCGAGCACGTGCACACCGCCGGCAACTCGTCGGGCATCGTCGACGGCGCGGGCGTCGTCGTGGTCGGCAGCGGCGCGACGGCCGACGCGCTCGGTCTGGCGCCGCGCGCCCGCATCGTCGCGGCGACTGCGGTCGGCTCCGATCCGACGCTTATGCTCACCGGCCCTGTCGCGGCGACCGAGCGCGTGCTCGAGCGAGCCGGGCTCGCCCTCGACGACATCGACCTCTTCGAGGTCAACGAGGCCTTCGCATCCGTCGTCCTGCACTGGCTGCGCGAGACCGGCGCCGACCCTGAGCGGACCAACGTCTCGGGCGGCGCGATCGCGCTCGGCCACCCGCTCGGCGCGACCGGCGCGATGCTGCTCGGCACCGCGCTCGACGAGCTCGAGCGCCGCGACCAGCGCCGCGCGCTCGTCACGCTCTGCGTCGGCGGCGGCATGGCGTCGGCGATGGTGATCGAGCGGGTCTGAGCCGCAGCGGGCGGACCGCTCGGTAGGGTCGTGCGGGTGAGCGACGACGCCAAGCAGCCCGAATCCGCCAAGCAGCCCGACCCGGTCGTGACCGACGAGCTCGTCACCACCCGCCACACGCTGACGACGCCGGAGGGCGAGCTCGCGTACACGGCTCGCGCAGGCCGCGTCGTGCTGTGGCGCGAGCACGTCGAGGACGACGTCTTCCAGGGCCGGAAGCCGCGCGCGCAGGTCGCGATCACCTCGTACACGCTCGACGGCGCCGACCCGACGACGCGCCCGGTGACCTTCGCGTTCAACGGCGGCCCGGGCTCGGCGAGCGTCTGGCTGCACATGGGCGTGCTCGGCCCCAAGCGGGTGCTGATGGGCGACGCCGGCGAGCTGCTCCCGCCGCCCTACGGCATCGCCGACAACCCCGAGTCGCTGCTCGCGGTGAGCGACCTCGTGTTCATCGATCCGGTCTCGACGGGGCGCTCGCGCGCGGTCGAGGGGCAGAAGCCCAAGGACTTCCACGGCTTCACCGCCGACATCGAGTCGGTGGCCGAGATCATCCGCCAGTGGGTGAGCGCCGAGGGGCGCTGGCTGAGCCCGAAGTTCCTCGCGGGGGAGTCGTACGGCACCACGCGCGCCGCGGGCCTCGCCCAGCTGCTGCAGGAGGAGCTCGGCATGTACCTCAACGGCCTCCTGCTCATCTCGAGCGTGCTCGACTTCTCGACCGCCAACTTCGAGCGCGGCGGCGACCGCGCCCACGCGATGTACCTGCCGTTCTACGCGGCGACCGCATGGCGGCACGGCTTCCACGAGGGGCGCTCGCTCGAGCAGGTCGTCGACGAGGCGCGCGCCTACGCGGCCCGCGACTACCCCTACGTGCTCGGCCGCGGCGCCCGCCTGACGGAGGACGAGCGGGCGGATGCGGTGGCTGCGGTCGCGCGCCTCACCGGCTTGAGCGAGGACTACGTCGACCGCGCCGACCTGCGCATCGAGCACTGGCGCTACTTCGGCGAGCTGCTGCGCGAGCAGGGCCGCACCGTCGGTCGCCTCGACTCGCGCTTCACCGGGCCCGCCGCGAGCGGCATCGCCGAGCACATGGACGCCGATCCCTCGATGGACGCGATCCTCGGGCCCTACGCCGCCGCGTACCAGCACTACCTGCACCACGACCTCGAGGTGCGCGACACGGGGCCGTTCCACGTCTTCGGCAAGGACGTCATCGAGCACTGGAGCTACAAGGAGTTCGAGAACGCGCCGGTCTACGTGATCGACCGCCTCTCGCGCGCCATGCGGCAGAACCCCCACCTCGCGGTGCACTTCGCCTACGGCTGGTTCGACGGTGCGACGCCGTTCTCGGCCGCGGAGGACTCCGTCGCGCACCTGCAGATCCCCGAGGAGCTGCGCGACAACCTCGAGCACCGCTACTACGAGGCCGGCCACATGATGTACGTGCATGGGCCCTCGCGCATCGCGCAGTCGGCCGACCTCGCCGACTTCGTGCGCCGCCGCAGCGGGCGGGCGGGCTGAGCCGCCGGAGGCGCACGCGAACAGTTCGTCGGTCGAGGAGCGCGCGCCGAACGCGCACGCCTGCCCCGCGTCGGTCGAGGAGCGCGCGCCGAAGGCGCGCCCGAACAGTTCGTCGGTCGAGGAGCGCGCGCCGAAGGCGCGCCCGAACAGTTCGTCGGTCGAGGAGCGCGCGCCGAAGGCGCACGCGTCACGAGACCCCGGCAGAAGTCCGCCTCAGCGCACCTCGAGACGGATGTTCCGCCCCGCCACGCCCACACGCGGACATCCGCTGGCGTCACGAGACCGCCCGCCGATGCGGTAGCCTGTCTTGGTTGCCTTCGGGCACCTCGATCGCGAGATCGACGGGCTGTGGCGCAGCTTGGTAGCGCACTTGACTGGGGGTCAAGGGGTCGCAGGTTCAAATCCTGTCAGCCCGACCACGAGCGAGGCCCCTCCTTCGGGAGGGGCCTCTTCGTCGTCTCGGGCGCTGGTGCCGTCCGGGGTTGACACATCACCGCCGAGGGAGCCGACTTGGCTCGTGAGCGCACGAGCCGTCGTCCTCGTCGAGGGGGAGAGCGACCGGCTCGCCGTCCTTGCCGTCGCACACCGCCAGCACCGCGACCTGCTGGCCGAGCGCATCGAGGTCGTCGCGATGCACGGCATCACGAACACCCGCTCCTTCGCCCGCCGATACGGTCCGCAAGGCCTCGCGCTGCCGCTCGCCGGACTCTACGACGCGCCCGAGGAGCACAAGCTGCGCATCGGGCTCGCCCAGGCGGGCATCGCCGCGGCGCGCACGGAGCCGCTCGCCCAGCTCGGATTCTTCCGCTGCGACCGCGACCTCGAGGACGAGCTCATCCGCGCGCTCCGCGCCGACGCCGTCGAGGCCGTCGTCGAGGCGGCGGGGGAGCTCCCCTCGCTGCGGCGCCTCGCGCAGATGCCGGTGCAGCGCGACTGGCCGCGCGAGCGCGTGCTGCACCGCTTCCTCGGCGTGCGCTCCGGCCGCAAGGCGCGCTACGCGCCGCTGCTCGTCGCGGCGCTGGCGTCCGGCGCCGAGCCTCCGCCGCTCCGCGCGCTGCTCGCGCACCTCGCGGCGCCCGCGGCGGGCGGCGACGGCTAGAAGGCGACCTCGATCGTCTCGTTCGCCTCGATGACCTCGCGCACCTGGTCGCTCGTGAACGCAGCCCGCAGCGCCTCGACGGCGGCCGGATCGGCGTCCTCGCGCACGACCACCTGCAGCGCGAAGCGGTCGTCGAGCTCGGTGATGAGGCCGTCGTCCTGCGGGGTGAGGCCGAGCGCGGCGATGTGCGACGGCCACTGGAAGACGAGATCCGCCTCCTCGTAGGCCGTGTTGAGCGACGGGATCGGCACCTCGAGGAACTCGACGCCCTTCGGGTTCTCGGTGATGTCGGCGACCGTCGCCTCGTACGGATCGACCGACGGGTCGAGCGTCACGATGCCCGCCTCGTCGAGCATCTTGAGCGCTCGGCCGAGGTTGGAGCGGTCGTTCGGCACGGCGATGGTGGCGCCCTCGGGGAGGTCTGCGATGTCGTCGATCGAGCTCGAGTAGAAGGCGATGGTGAAGTTGTAGACCGTCTGCACCGCCGTCAGGGAGCCGTCGTTGCCGGCGTTGAACTCCTGCATGAAGGGCTCGTGCTGCGAGAAGCTCGCGTCGATGTCGCCGCTCTGCAGGGTCACGTTCGTGGTGATGTAGTCGGCGATCTCGACCAGCTCGATCTCATAGCCGTCCTCGATCGCGTCGGCCGCCGCGAGCACGACATCCGTCATCGGCGGCTGCACCGCGGCCACCTCGAGCACCACCGGCTCGTCCGCCGTGCCGGGACCCGCGGCCGGCGCGCCGGCGCTGCAGCCGACGAGGCCCAGGGCGGATGCGAGGGTGATGCCGGCGAGCGCGGCGAAGCGAGTGCGGGTCATGGGCTGGCTGCTTCCTGGTCGAGGACACCCCGGATGCGCACGGACGGCACCATAGGGCGATTTGCTGGACTGCGTTCAACTATAGGGTGGTCGACGAACCGGGATCAGACATGGGGGAACTGCCGTGCCGCACGAAGCCGCCGAGGCGCCCGAGCACGTCGCGACGCTCGAGCGCGTCAGCGTGCGCTACGGCGACGTCGCCGCGCTCGACGACGTCAGCCTCGGCATCCGCAGCGGCGAGATCCTCGGCGTCGTGGGGGAGTCCGGCGCCGGCAAGTCGACGCTGCTGCGGCTCCTCGATGCGACCGAGCACCCCACGAGCGGCCGCGTCACCATCCTCGGCGCCGAGCCCGCGCGCCTGCGCGGGCCGCGCATCCGCGCCCTGCGCCGCCGCATCGGCATGGTCTTCCAGGGCTTCAACCTGCTCGGCAACCGCACCGTGCAGCAGAACGTCGCGCTGCCGCTCGTGCTCGAGCGGCGCGCCGACCCCGCGCGCGTGGCCGAGCTGCTCGACTACGTCGGCCTCGCCGATCGCGCGCGGCACTACCCGGCACAGCTCTCGGGCGGGCAGCGGCAGCGCGTCGCGATCGCCCGTGCGCTGGTGACGCGCCCGGGAATGGTGCTCGCCGATGAGCCCACGAGCTCGCTCGACACGCGAGCCACCGACGACGTGCTCGCGCTGCTCGCCCAGGCGCGCGCCGACTTCGGCACGACGGTCGTGCTCGTCACGCACGAGCTCGAGTCGGTCGCCGCGATCGCCGACCGCGTCGCCGTGCTCGAGCGCGGCGCGCTGCGCGACGTGCTGCCGGTGGCCCGCGGGGCGGCCCGCGATCGCGGCGGCAGCTACGCCGATCACGTGCGGCGGGTGCTCGGCGCGTGAACGAGGTGCTCGACTCGCTCGCCGAGAACGGCGACCAGATCGTCGTCGCGCTCGTCGAGACGGCGTTCATGCTCGGCTTCTCGCTCGCGGCGGCTGTGCTCGTCGGGCTGCCGCTCGGGGTGGCCATCTTCCTCACGCGCCCAGGTGGACCCAAGGAGCGCCGCGGCATCTGGCTCGTCGCGAACGCCTACGTCACCGTGGTGCGCTCGTTCCCGTTCCTGCTGCTCGTCGTCGTCCTCATCCCGCTCACCCGCCTGCTCTACGGCACGACCTTCGGCACCGGAGCGGCCACGTTCCCGCTGTGCTTCGTCGCGGTCGCGATCTACGCGCGGCTCGTCGAGCAGATCCTGCTCGAGATCCCCTCCGGCGTGCTCGCCGCCGCGCGGTCGATGGGGGCGGATGCGCTGCAGACGGTGTGGCACTTCCTGCTCGTCGAGGGCCGGTCCGGCCTGGTCTACGCGCTGACGTCCGCCGCCATCAGCCTCATCTCGTACTCGACGGTGCTCGGCATCGTCGGCGGCGGCGGACTCGGCGACTTCGCGCTCCGCTACGGCTACCAGGAGTACGACTGGCCGCTCATGTACACGACCGTCGCCGTCGTCATCGTGCTCGTTCTGCTGCTGCAGGCGGTCGGCGAGAAGGCGTCGGCGCTGCTCGACAAGCGGTAGCCTGCGCGCCCCGGCCGGAGGTTGTGGCCGGCGCCTGCGCGTCGTAGCGTGCGGGCATGGCGACCGTCCGCGCGGCGACCGAGGCCTTCCACCGCCTGCACGAGCAGGACACCTTCGTGATGCCCAACCCGTGGGACGCCGGCAGCGCCGTCACCCTGGAACGCATGGGGTTCCCGGCGCTCGCGACCACGAGCGCGGGCGCCGCGTGGAGCCTCGGCCGCGCCGACCGCGGGCTGCGGCTCGACGACGCGCTCGCGCACCTGCGCGAGCTCGCGGATGCGGTGGCGGTGCCGCTCAACGCCGACTTCGAGGGCGGCTACGCCGTCGAGTCCGAGGAGGTCGCCGAGCACGTCGCGGCTGCCGTCGCGACCGGCATCGCGGGGCTGTCGATCGAGGATTCCACGGGCGTCGCCGAGCACCCCCTGCACGATCGGGCGCTCGCGATCGAGCGCATCGCCGCGGCACGTCGGGCGATCGACGAGAGCGGCACCGGCGTGCTCCTG is a genomic window containing:
- a CDS encoding isocitrate lyase/PEP mutase family protein; the encoded protein is MATVRAATEAFHRLHEQDTFVMPNPWDAGSAVTLERMGFPALATTSAGAAWSLGRADRGLRLDDALAHLRELADAVAVPLNADFEGGYAVESEEVAEHVAAAVATGIAGLSIEDSTGVAEHPLHDRALAIERIAAARRAIDESGTGVLLTARSEGFVVGRPDLDETVARLQAYADAGADCLYAPRLTTADEVATIVGAVAPKPVNVLLNAPFLSVAEAADLGVRRISVGGTLARAAWGGWLAAAHELRERGTVTRFAQLPDVDGMLGAREA